A single genomic interval of Helianthus annuus cultivar XRQ/B chromosome 13, HanXRQr2.0-SUNRISE, whole genome shotgun sequence harbors:
- the LOC110900696 gene encoding serine/threonine-protein phosphatase 7 long form homolog — MNFECHPGPLNALVLFLDKNHRAFEVFKNPTTYDEPINIRRSDRSFWQHMKENPVGGRVEGLIHAAGFSGKLQIGYKYVDHSLITALVERWRPETHTFHLPFGETTMTLQDVNVLWGLPIDGLPISGADTGCTILPDNANHLIDVKFLEFLVDLPACSGYSWGSVVLAHLYRNLCNAAAPNAIAITGPVALLQVWVWERFRCFAPAVARFQWKGSLTCTDVSTHCLRTYRSQLQSMTEAMFNWRPYDDIVGRLPDICRSGMGIWRSCCPLLYYSVVEHHYPQQVMRQFGMFQYIPNQIAIDNNEHARLHP; from the exons ATGAATTTTGAATGTCATCCTGGTCCTCTTAATGCATTGGTGTTGTTCTTGGACAAGAATCACCGTGCGTTTGAGGTATTCAAAAATCCAACAACGTATGATGAGCCAATAAATATTAGACGATCAGATCGATCGTTCTGGCAGCATATGAAAGAAAATCCAGTTGGTGGAAGGGTAGAAGGTTTAATACATGCAGCAGGATTCAGCGGGAAACTGCAAATTGGGTACAAGTATGTAGACCACTCATTAATAACTGCGTTGGTTGAGAGGTGGAGGCCAGAAACTCACACGTTTCACCTTCCTTTTGGAGAAACGACTATGACATTACAGGATGTCAACGTGTTGTGGGGGCTACCAATAGATGGGTTGCCTATTTCTGGGGCTGACACTG GGTGCACAATCTTACCTGATAATGCAAACCACCTgattgatgtcaaatttttagaaTTTCTCGTAGACTTGCCCGCATGTTCGGGATATAGTTGGGGCAGTGTTGTGTTAGCTCACCTTTACAGAAACCTTTGTAATGCTGCAGCACCTAATGCTATAGCCATTACTGGCCCAGTTGCGCTTTTACAAGTTTGGGTTTGGGAGAGGTTTCGTTGTTTTGCTCCTGCTGTTGCCCGGTTCCA GTGGAAGGGAAGCTTAACGTGTACAGATGTTTCCACACATTGTCTGAGAACATATAGATCTCAGCTGCAATCTATGACCGAGGCAATG ttTAATTGGAGACCATACGACGACATTGTGGGTAGACTCCCCGATATTTGTCGGAGTGGTATGGGAATTTGGCGGAGTTGTTGCCCTCTGCTATACTACTCGGTTGTGGAGCATCACTATCCTCAACAAGTGATGAGACAGTTTGGCATGTTCCAGTATATACCTAACCAAATTGCCATAGATAATAATGAGCATGCCAGGCTTCATCCATGA